The sequence AAAAGTATAATGCCGTAATTGATGAAGTTGATAAATGTGTAAAAGCCGGAAGGCCGGTATTGGTGGGTACTACATCGGTTGAAATATCGGAAGTGTTAAGTAGGATGTTGAAATTGCGAGGCATTAAACACAATGTGTTAAATGCTAAGTTGCATCAAAAAGAAGCAGATGTTGTGGCAGAAGCTGGTAAGCCGGGAACCGTTACTATTGCTACGAATATGGCTGGTAGGGGTACAGATATTAAGTTAGGTGAAGGAGTAAAGGAGGCCGGAGGTCTTGCTATTATTGGTACAGAAAGACACGAGTCTAGACGTGTGGATAGGCAGTTGCGAGGTAGAGCCGGAAGACAAGGAGATCCGGGTACCTCACAGTTTTTTGTTTCGTTGGAAGATGATTTGATGCGTCTATTTGGATCAGAAAGAATAGCTGCTATCATGGACAGAATGGGGGCTGAGGAAGGAGAGGTAATTCAACACAGCATTATTACCCGTTCGATAGAAAGAGCACAGAAAAAAGTAGAGGAAAACAACTTTGGTATTCGTAAGCGATTGATTGAATACGATGATGTGATGAATGCGCAACGTGATGTAATTTATACAAAGCGTAAACATGCTTTATTCGGAGAGCGTTTGTCAATTGATATTGCAAATAGTATATACGATATTTGTGAGTCATTGATTACTGAAGCTAAAGAGGCTGCCGACTACGAAACGTTGAGTTTAGATTTTATCAAAATATTTTCAATGGAAGTTCCTTTTACAGAAGAGGAACTTACTAAGAAAGCTACAGCCGAGTTGGTAGATAAGACCTATCATATTTTGCAAGCTAGCTATACCAAAAAAACAGAGGATGCTGCAACTAAGGCGTTTCCTGTAATAAGCAACATATTTTTGAATGCGACTAATAATTTTGAAAATATTGTTATTCCTTTTTCTGATGGAATCAAGACATTAAGCGTGTATGCTAATTTGCGTAAGTCTTTTGAAACCCAGGGTAGAGAAGTGGTATTGTCTTTTGAGAAAGGTGTAACGCTTGCCATGATTGACGATACCTGGAAAGAACATTTGCGAGAAATGGACGATTTGAAACAATCGGTTCAGAATGCGGTGTACGAACAAAAAGATCCGTTGCTGATATATAAGTTTGAGTCGTTTAAACTATTTAAAAAAATGTTGAGCGAAGTAAATAAGGATATTGCATCGTTCTTGTTTAAAGCTCAATTACCTACTTCTACCGATCAACCATTGCCACAGCAGCAAGCTAGGGTTGTTCCGCAAAAACAACAGCTTAAAGAATCACGTGCAGAGCAAACTACCACAACATCTTCTGATGGAACAACTACTGCCCAACCTAAAACTCAACCGGTACGAGCAGAAGTAAAAATTGGCAGAAACGATCCTTGTCCTTGCGGAAGTGGCAAGAAGTTTAAACAGTGCCATGGGAAGTAATAGATAGAAGTGGAACATGAACAACATCAGACGATATAGAAGATTATGGCCAATTTTAATTGGACTATATCAATTAATCAAAGGAGGGTATTCTTATTTTACAAGAGACGATGCTCAATGGCATCATATTGTTTCTCCTTTTGTTGCATTAGGCTTTTGGATTGTGTGTGCTTGGTTAAATAATGGATATTCTTTTAAGGGTAGAGATTGAAAAAAATGGAATCAATTTATTTCTGAATCGGTACTCTGCTCGTAACCTCCACCGGAATGGTTCTTCTAAATAAGAATTTCCCAACGGTGATAGTTCCTTTTACTTGTACGGTGGCATCTTTGCTTTTTGCCAGTTGTGTAGCTTGAGCAAGCAAACCCATTGAAATTCCGGGTAATTCCCCGTGAATGTCAAATTGTATGGTGTGTTCTCCTTTGGCTTTTATTTTAATGTTTTCATCTAGTTTTACTAACCCTAAATCTATATTGTTAATTTTTACATTTAATGCAGAACCATAAATTTTAACCCCCATTTTATTAGGGTTATCAATTGTTGCATTAATAGTGGCATCAATACCCTTGTCTAAAGAAATACTTTTAACTTTTGCTTCGTTCAATTTCTTAAAAACAATTGGCTCTATTGGCTTGCAGGATTGCATAAAGCTACCTATAATGAATACCAACAGAAACTGTACCCCGTATTTTATATTTTTTCTCAATTTGTTTTCGTTTTAATTAAACATTCATAATTCTTAATTCGCAATTTCCTCAATACCCCCAAGCACCCCTAAATGAATCGAAAATATCAATTCCGAATTTTAACATTCCGGAAACGTCTGCATGTGCACTTTTAGATACAACATAATATGTGCCAATTTTAAAACGAAGTTTCCATTTGTTTATGTTTATAGGTTTTTCAATGCCTCCGTAAACTTCTGCATGTTGAAAATTATTTTTATTTATCGCTAAAAAGCCTGCTCCGGCAACTTCCATTAATTTCAATTTTTTTAGTAATGGAATTTTATTTAAAATTTTTCCATTGAACCGATGTAAGTAGTGAACTTGAAAATACTCGTTAGTAGTATTCAAAGAAGTATCTAGCAATTGAAAGGAGCGCAACGGGTCGGAAAAAAAGTAATTATCGGATCTTCTAAAAAATTTATTCTCGGTAAATAGCAATGATTTACTGTTTAAGAATTTACCAGTGTACACTTTCCATTTCGATTCTCCGAAGGAGCCAAATTTCCATGTGTCCCAAACTCGGAGTTCTATAAATTCGTAATTGGAAATACTTTTAAGAATGTTTGGAATGCCCTTTTTATAAGCTACTGCAAAGGTTGGATATTTAGAACCAATCACAATTTTTTTGTAAGGCTCGGTGTAGAACTTCTGTGCGGGTGTATATTTCAAGGTGAATTCTAATGCAAATTTTGTAAAATCAGGAAATGCAGCTCCTTGATTATTGCTGCCAAATGCGTCATTCGACCAGCTACTATATTTTAAATTGGTAATCGTATTTACTTCGGTATATTCAGCCGTTACATCCAGATACGCACCGTTGAATATTTCGATTTCATTTCCAATATCGTAGCCAACATTGTTTACAATATTGCTCATGCTTAAAATGTTTGCAAACGATTCGTACCCATTTACAAATCCATAATCATTGGAATATTTGGTATGAATGCGACCAAATTTTTTGGGCAAATACGTGTACGAAACAGACGCATCGCCTTTTAAATCATTATTGGTAAATCCGTAGTGCAATGCGGTTCCTATTGTTAATTTGTATCCCTTTTTAAATTCTTTGGTATAGTTTCCCGCCAAGCGCTGCCTATATCCGCCAACTCCAAAAATTCCGAAGAGGGTATTATTTATCATTCCATCAATGTACCAGTCTTGCTTTTTAAAGCTATTTTCAAACGATACGCCTCCGAGAAATTCGTACCAATATATTTTATTGGTTAACGAGTCTTGCATAGCCAAATATTTGGGTGATTTGTAGTAAGTGTCTATACTATCTGTGGTAGCAATGAATTTTTGTTCTTCTTCTTTTAGCGTTATGGGTCTTTTGCTATTCCAGTAGGATGTGTCTTTGTCGTAAGCATTATCTGTAATTACACTTAGCTCGTTGTTAAAAAAATTCTTTTTAAAAACCGGATTCAAATTATAATTGCTATACTGAATATAGGTGCTGCCAATCATGGTGGCTTTGCCTTCTTTTGTGTTATAAAAAAATTCTTCTTTTGTTAAAGCCCATTTATTGTTATTTAGTTGTGAGTATTTTTGAAACAGTCTAAAATAATTGAAGTGCGTAAGTACTGATTTATCAATTTCTAAATCGACTGCTTTAATGCACCAAATACTATCTACAATATAAATATGTCCGCTAAATAGTGCTGCATCAGTTCTTCGTGGTGTAACCTTTATTTTATTTACCCACACGTTGTCTTCCCAAAAATACTCTTCCAGTTTAAATCGGTACGACAAAAAAGTAGCATTGTTTAAAGGAGATACTAATGGAGAGCTTAATAGTGTTGGGTTTGCAATCAAGTTGTCGTAAAAATTAAATTCGGCATCTGCAATACTTGTTTTAAATAAGTTGAGATTTACAGCTGCTTGTTTTGGTTTATCCTTGTCATCGTAAAATGATATTGTAAAATTATTATGAGTTGATTTATCTGCCAAATCTTTGTACGCTTCTTTAATTTCTTTTAAACTGTTGGGTGCAGAAAAATAAACAGTAGCAAACGATTCAATAAAATTCATACGTTCTTTTGTAAGCTTTTTTTCTTCCTCCTCTTGTAATGAATCTTTTTTTATTTTTTTAATGTATTCTTTTTCTAACGAAGATTTTATGTATGCATTGCACGTATAGTTGTCGGACAATTCTCTGAAATTACTTTTTGCACCAAGTGCTTTCCGAATAATGGCATAAGCAGGATCTTCTTTTTCAGTAGTAATCGTAACTTCATTAAGCTGCGAAACAGAAGGCAATAGTGTAATATTTAGAATTTCATTTTTCTGAAAAATGGTAATGGGTACAATTTTTTTTTCGTAGCCAATCATGGAGAAAACGATTTCGTAATTACCATTATCTAACTCGATAAAGTAATCTCCTTTGATGTTAGACGAAACACCGTACGTGGTTTTATTTATGTACACACTTACGTAGGGAATCGTATTCCCATCGCTATCTTTTATATTTCCACTTAGTCGGTAGGCAACTATGTTGGGGGATATTAGCAGGAATGCCATTGCCAGTAGCGGTTTCAATGCAATAATAGGAATCCGGAAATTTAGTTGTCTTGGGATATAAACACGCATATTTGCTAATTCAGCAACAATTTCATACTTTAAGATACTAATAAACTGTTAGTTATGAAATTAGGAATTCCTAAAGAAACAAAACTGAAAGAAAATCGTGTTGCACTTAGCCCCGATGTTGTAAAAGACCTTGTGAAAAAGGGATTTGAAGTGCAAATAGAAGCTGGAGCCGGGATAAATTCTTTTTTTGCAGATGAACAATATCAAACAGCAGGTGCAACAATAGTTGCAGACAAGAATAAAATTTACTCCGATTCTGATGTGGTATTAAAAGTAAATGCACCAGCTGTTGACGAAATTGCAACTATGAAAAAAGGTGCAGTTTTAATGTCGTTCATGTGGGCAGCCACAAATCCGGAAATGGTAAGCGCGTGCGAAAAGGCAGGTATATCGGCATTTTCCATGGATGCAGTGCCCCGTATTTCTCGTGCACAAAAAATGGATGCACTTAGTTCACAAGCAAATTTGGGCGGTTATAAGGCCGTATTGCTTGCTGCAGATACCATTGGAAAAATATTGCCAATGATGACAACTGCGGCAGGAACAATTCGTCCAGCTAAGGTTGTAATATTTGGAGCGGGAGTAGCAGGTTTGCAAGCAATTGCAACTGCTAAACGTTTAGGTGCAGTAGTAGAAGTAAGTGATATTCGACCAGAAACAAAAGAACAAGTGCAGTCGTTAGGAGGAAAATTTATCGAAGTAAAGGGCGATGAAAGTATTAAGATGGAAGGTGGCTATGTAAAAGGAGTGTCTGAAGAATTTTTGAAAAAGCAGCAAGAGCTTGTTTCTAAACACGTGAAAGAAGCGGACATAGTTATTACTACAGCATTAATTCCGGGAAAAAAAGCGCCTCTATTAGTTACAGATGAAATGGTAAAAAGCATGCGATTCGGCTCTGTAATTGTTGATATGGCAGTTGAGCAAGGAGGAAATGTGGTGGGTAGCGAATTAAATAAAACAGTTCAAAAGCACGGTGTTACAATTATTGGAGAAGGTAATATTCCAAGTTTATTGCCTATGAATGCAAGCGATTTGTATGCACGAAATATGCAAACACTTTTTCTTCATTTAGCAGATAAAGATAAATTTAAGTGGGAATTAGACGAAGAAATTACGAAGGGTTCGTTGATTGTACACAACGGTGTAGCTGTACATCCCAGTGTTAAAGCCAAAGTAGCTTAATATTTAATTTAAAAAATAAATTTATATGGAAAACGTATTAACTCTTTTTTCAGAACATCGTGATTTAATTTACTTTGTGATACTCTCTATTTTTGTGGGAATCGAAGTTATTGGTGGTGTGCCAACAGTATTGCATACTCCACTAATGAGTGGTGCCAACGCTATTCACGGAGTTGTAATTGTAGGTGCTATTCACGTAATGTTGAATGTAGATACCACAAATTATATAGCACTCGGATTAGGATTTTTGGCAGTACTACTGGGAACATTA comes from Bacteroidota bacterium and encodes:
- a CDS encoding NAD(P) transhydrogenase subunit alpha, encoding MENVLTLFSEHRDLIYFVILSIFVGIEVIGGVPTVLHTPLMSGANAIHGVVIVGAIHVMLNVDTTNYIALGLGFLAVLLGTLNVVGGFVVTDRMLEMFKKK
- a CDS encoding Re/Si-specific NAD(P)(+) transhydrogenase subunit alpha; translation: MKLGIPKETKLKENRVALSPDVVKDLVKKGFEVQIEAGAGINSFFADEQYQTAGATIVADKNKIYSDSDVVLKVNAPAVDEIATMKKGAVLMSFMWAATNPEMVSACEKAGISAFSMDAVPRISRAQKMDALSSQANLGGYKAVLLAADTIGKILPMMTTAAGTIRPAKVVIFGAGVAGLQAIATAKRLGAVVEVSDIRPETKEQVQSLGGKFIEVKGDESIKMEGGYVKGVSEEFLKKQQELVSKHVKEADIVITTALIPGKKAPLLVTDEMVKSMRFGSVIVDMAVEQGGNVVGSELNKTVQKHGVTIIGEGNIPSLLPMNASDLYARNMQTLFLHLADKDKFKWELDEEITKGSLIVHNGVAVHPSVKAKVA
- a CDS encoding LEA type 2 family protein codes for the protein MRKNIKYGVQFLLVFIIGSFMQSCKPIEPIVFKKLNEAKVKSISLDKGIDATINATIDNPNKMGVKIYGSALNVKINNIDLGLVKLDENIKIKAKGEHTIQFDIHGELPGISMGLLAQATQLAKSKDATVQVKGTITVGKFLFRRTIPVEVTSRVPIQK
- a CDS encoding carboxypeptidase-like regulatory domain-containing protein, translated to MRVYIPRQLNFRIPIIALKPLLAMAFLLISPNIVAYRLSGNIKDSDGNTIPYVSVYINKTTYGVSSNIKGDYFIELDNGNYEIVFSMIGYEKKIVPITIFQKNEILNITLLPSVSQLNEVTITTEKEDPAYAIIRKALGAKSNFRELSDNYTCNAYIKSSLEKEYIKKIKKDSLQEEEEKKLTKERMNFIESFATVYFSAPNSLKEIKEAYKDLADKSTHNNFTISFYDDKDKPKQAAVNLNLFKTSIADAEFNFYDNLIANPTLLSSPLVSPLNNATFLSYRFKLEEYFWEDNVWVNKIKVTPRRTDAALFSGHIYIVDSIWCIKAVDLEIDKSVLTHFNYFRLFQKYSQLNNNKWALTKEEFFYNTKEGKATMIGSTYIQYSNYNLNPVFKKNFFNNELSVITDNAYDKDTSYWNSKRPITLKEEEQKFIATTDSIDTYYKSPKYLAMQDSLTNKIYWYEFLGGVSFENSFKKQDWYIDGMINNTLFGIFGVGGYRQRLAGNYTKEFKKGYKLTIGTALHYGFTNNDLKGDASVSYTYLPKKFGRIHTKYSNDYGFVNGYESFANILSMSNIVNNVGYDIGNEIEIFNGAYLDVTAEYTEVNTITNLKYSSWSNDAFGSNNQGAAFPDFTKFALEFTLKYTPAQKFYTEPYKKIVIGSKYPTFAVAYKKGIPNILKSISNYEFIELRVWDTWKFGSFGESKWKVYTGKFLNSKSLLFTENKFFRRSDNYFFSDPLRSFQLLDTSLNTTNEYFQVHYLHRFNGKILNKIPLLKKLKLMEVAGAGFLAINKNNFQHAEVYGGIEKPININKWKLRFKIGTYYVVSKSAHADVSGMLKFGIDIFDSFRGAWGY